A section of the Sulfurovum riftiae genome encodes:
- a CDS encoding ABC transporter ATP-binding protein, with the protein MTGTYSFKTLYEQIKSQKHDFWRTNVYGILATLLLLPIPMLIPLLIDEVLLEHPGKMTETISAFFGSSETWVYIAVILVMVLVLRFTAFFFNNQKTFYAIKITQKISYLLRHRILHHLERVSLSEYETLKSGGIASKTVQDVESVSGFAGQMVTTLLSALLMLAGIAAVMLWMNWVLALLVFMLNPLFLAFSRILGRKTGELLRRQHEAYELYHELLNETLELFIQVRASNQERSFFGLLQNRAKAIEKASLDYGYKASVAQNSSTLLTNTVVDIFRALGIAAVAYSDLSIGMMIAFLFYLSTLVQPIQQLMGLVISYQSTKPALERINTLLSLGQEPHYPHEKDPFKNVKTTSVALKEIGFAYKEGKTVLHNVSLKAEAGQKIALIGPSGSGKTTIAQIMVGFYPSHSGEILYGDMPIKQIGLPVVRENVALMLQQALFFNDTIRMNLTLSRARSDEEIYEALKAAQLETFVRQLEKGLETPIGKNGIRLSGGQRQRLAIARLILSDPKIVIFDEATSALDNATEFHLYETLAPFLEGRTTIIIAHRTTTIRQADHIYLIEEGRVKAEGSYDSLQERGLIKEDFDKP; encoded by the coding sequence ATGACAGGCACCTACAGTTTTAAAACCCTTTACGAGCAGATCAAATCACAAAAGCATGATTTCTGGCGTACCAATGTGTACGGTATTCTGGCGACACTGCTGCTGCTTCCTATCCCTATGCTCATACCGCTGCTCATCGATGAGGTGCTGCTGGAGCATCCGGGAAAGATGACGGAAACAATCTCCGCATTTTTCGGAAGCAGTGAAACATGGGTCTATATAGCGGTCATACTTGTTATGGTCCTTGTATTGCGTTTCACAGCCTTTTTCTTCAACAATCAAAAAACGTTTTATGCTATAAAGATCACCCAGAAGATCAGTTACCTGCTGCGCCACCGCATTTTGCATCACCTTGAACGTGTTTCACTCTCGGAGTATGAAACGCTCAAGTCGGGCGGTATCGCTTCGAAAACGGTACAGGATGTGGAGAGTGTCAGCGGATTTGCCGGACAGATGGTGACAACGCTGCTGAGTGCCTTGCTGATGCTGGCAGGGATCGCCGCTGTCATGCTCTGGATGAACTGGGTATTGGCACTGCTGGTCTTCATGCTGAACCCTCTTTTTCTGGCATTTTCCAGGATTTTGGGACGTAAAACAGGCGAACTGCTGCGCCGTCAGCATGAAGCCTATGAACTCTACCATGAACTGCTAAACGAGACGTTGGAACTCTTCATCCAGGTACGTGCGAGCAATCAGGAACGGAGCTTTTTCGGTCTCCTTCAGAACCGTGCCAAAGCCATAGAGAAGGCTTCACTCGATTATGGCTACAAAGCGTCCGTGGCGCAAAACTCCTCTACGCTACTGACCAATACCGTGGTCGACATCTTCCGTGCGTTGGGCATCGCGGCTGTGGCCTATTCTGACCTGAGCATCGGGATGATGATCGCCTTTCTTTTCTACCTCTCCACACTGGTCCAGCCCATACAGCAGCTGATGGGGCTGGTCATTTCCTACCAGAGTACCAAACCGGCACTCGAGCGCATCAACACGCTGCTCTCACTGGGACAGGAGCCGCACTATCCGCATGAAAAAGATCCGTTTAAAAATGTCAAGACCACATCCGTCGCGCTTAAAGAGATAGGCTTTGCCTACAAAGAGGGGAAAACGGTTCTGCACAATGTCAGTCTCAAGGCAGAGGCAGGGCAGAAGATCGCTCTTATCGGCCCCAGCGGAAGCGGCAAAACGACCATCGCCCAGATCATGGTCGGCTTCTACCCTTCCCATTCGGGAGAGATCCTTTACGGCGATATGCCCATAAAGCAGATCGGGCTGCCGGTAGTGCGTGAAAATGTCGCCCTGATGCTGCAGCAGGCACTTTTTTTCAACGACACCATTCGCATGAACCTGACACTCTCCAGAGCCAGGAGCGATGAAGAGATCTACGAAGCACTCAAGGCGGCACAGCTGGAGACCTTCGTGCGGCAGCTTGAAAAAGGGCTGGAAACCCCCATCGGCAAGAACGGCATACGTCTCTCAGGCGGACAGCGCCAGCGTCTGGCGATCGCACGGCTTATCCTCTCCGACCCGAAGATCGTCATCTTCGATGAAGCCACCTCCGCACTCGACAATGCCACGGAGTTCCACCTCTATGAGACGCTGGCACCTTTCCTTGAAGGGCGCACCACCATCATCATCGCACACCGCACCACGACCATAAGGCAGGCGGACCATATTTACCTCATAGAAGAGGGCAGGGTAAAGGCGGAAGGGAGTTATGATTCATTGCAGGAGAGAGGACTTATAAAAGAGGATTTCGATAAACCCTAA
- a CDS encoding lasso peptide biosynthesis B2 protein translates to MIRKFKKFTTLPAEEKKLFLEAYVTLGKMRAAILTVSFKRLTRALEHKPHQKETIPLSEAQMQTAIKVGRAISRAAAYTPWESACLAQSLTAQKMLQKRGIPGVFYLGATKDEENEEKMKAYAWSQCGDAIITGGGGHEAFTVLSVFEWGER, encoded by the coding sequence ATGATCCGAAAATTTAAAAAATTCACCACATTGCCGGCAGAAGAGAAAAAACTTTTTCTGGAAGCCTATGTCACTCTGGGCAAAATGCGTGCAGCGATACTGACGGTCTCGTTCAAACGGCTGACCCGTGCATTGGAGCATAAACCGCACCAAAAAGAGACCATTCCACTCAGTGAAGCACAGATGCAAACGGCCATCAAAGTAGGTCGGGCCATCAGTAGGGCGGCAGCCTATACCCCCTGGGAAAGCGCCTGCCTCGCCCAGTCGCTCACGGCACAGAAGATGCTGCAAAAACGGGGGATTCCCGGGGTGTTCTATCTGGGAGCTACAAAAGATGAAGAGAATGAAGAGAAGATGAAAGCCTATGCCTGGTCGCAGTGCGGCGATGCCATCATTACCGGTGGTGGAGGGCATGAAGCCTTTACGGTGCTTTCGGTATTCGAGTGGGGAGAGAGATAG
- the argF gene encoding ornithine carbamoyltransferase translates to MRHFLTLKDFTREELLEMIALAQKIKAQTKQKKFVPYMERQTLGMIFEKSSTRTRVSFETGIYQLGGVGLFLSANDIQLGRGEPMKDTARVISRMVDMVMIRTFEQSKLEEFAAYSKVPVINGLTDSYHPVQLMTDYLTMIEFGKAKEPVCAYVGDGNNMTHSWLMLAAKLGFELRVATPKGYACDPDIVADALEMAKESGAKISFGHDPKEAVKGCDVVTTDTWVSMGQEDEKEIRLKAFKGYMVDEAMMSLAKPDAIFLHCLPAYRGYEVSEETFEKHAEVIFTEAENRLHAQKGIMVWLDSHRK, encoded by the coding sequence ATGAGACACTTTTTAACACTCAAAGATTTTACCAGAGAGGAACTTCTGGAGATGATCGCTTTGGCACAGAAGATCAAAGCACAGACCAAACAGAAGAAGTTCGTTCCCTATATGGAACGGCAGACACTCGGGATGATCTTTGAAAAGAGCTCTACACGTACCCGTGTGAGTTTCGAGACCGGTATCTACCAGCTTGGCGGTGTGGGCTTGTTCCTCTCTGCCAACGACATTCAGCTGGGACGCGGTGAACCGATGAAAGATACAGCACGTGTCATCAGCCGTATGGTGGACATGGTCATGATACGTACGTTTGAGCAGTCAAAACTCGAAGAATTCGCTGCCTATTCCAAGGTACCCGTCATCAACGGCCTGACAGACTCCTACCACCCTGTACAGCTGATGACGGACTACCTCACGATGATAGAGTTCGGCAAAGCAAAAGAGCCTGTCTGTGCCTATGTGGGTGACGGGAACAACATGACACACTCCTGGCTCATGCTTGCCGCCAAACTCGGTTTTGAACTGAGAGTAGCGACACCAAAAGGGTACGCATGCGACCCTGACATCGTTGCCGATGCACTCGAGATGGCCAAAGAGAGCGGTGCGAAGATCAGCTTCGGGCATGACCCAAAAGAGGCGGTCAAAGGCTGTGATGTCGTTACCACTGATACCTGGGTGAGCATGGGACAGGAAGATGAGAAAGAGATACGTCTCAAAGCCTTCAAAGGGTATATGGTCGATGAAGCGATGATGAGTCTGGCAAAACCGGATGCCATCTTCCTCCACTGCCTGCCAGCCTACAGAGGCTACGAAGTGAGTGAAGAGACCTTCGAGAAACATGCAGAGGTCATCTTCACAGAAGCAGAGAACAGACTGCATGCCCAGAAAGGGATCATGGTGTGGCTGGACAGCCATAGAAAATAG
- a CDS encoding Txe/YoeB family addiction module toxin, with protein sequence MRLIWSETSWEDYLYWQSHDKKVLKKVNTLIKDIKREPFDGLGKPEPLRYELAGCWSRRITDEHRLVYEVEEESIYIVSCRFHYS encoded by the coding sequence ATGAGACTGATCTGGAGTGAAACATCCTGGGAGGATTATCTCTATTGGCAAAGCCATGATAAAAAGGTCTTGAAGAAAGTGAATACGCTGATAAAAGATATAAAAAGAGAACCGTTTGACGGTCTTGGTAAACCGGAGCCGCTCAGGTATGAGTTGGCAGGCTGTTGGTCCAGGAGAATTACAGATGAACACAGGTTGGTTTATGAAGTTGAAGAAGAGAGTATCTATATTGTATCTTGCAGATTTCATTACAGTTAG
- a CDS encoding ATP-binding protein, translated as MEKVILSQNRHWNKPYEDLYARDVFADLVKKLDVKHIQVLQGIRRSGKSTLFKLLINHLSLEVDPQEILYVNLDDPFFIPYSDDATKLHDVILTAQKLTQKKITYLFLDEVQAINGWERYVKSVYDNETFKKIFITGSNSSLLNGDLATLLTGRYLSTKVYPLSLKEILKINDITNYMQLIEHLPKVLNIVDNMIKYGSFVEIYESSVEFKREILSSYYDTILLKDCVANNAIRDVKSFKELSFYLLSNVTALYSYNSLAKAIDINDKSAKEYLSYLEDSYLVDELKQYAYSLKEQNHSKKKIYANDNGFLSLSYSFSENSGKMLENLVYTELVKANYEVYFYNKNFECDFIAIKNDKRIAIQVCYELHERNRKREIGGLTKLPFEVDSKYIVTYNQSDMLDDVEVVKFWEYFGV; from the coding sequence ATGGAAAAAGTTATACTGTCTCAAAATAGACATTGGAACAAACCTTATGAAGATCTATATGCAAGGGATGTATTTGCAGACCTGGTAAAGAAACTGGATGTGAAACATATACAAGTACTTCAGGGTATCAGAAGAAGTGGCAAGTCTACACTCTTCAAACTGCTGATAAATCATCTCTCCCTGGAGGTCGATCCTCAAGAGATACTGTATGTGAATTTGGATGACCCGTTTTTTATTCCCTATTCAGATGATGCCACTAAATTACATGATGTCATTCTGACAGCACAAAAGCTTACACAGAAGAAAATAACGTATCTGTTTTTAGATGAAGTACAGGCAATCAACGGATGGGAAAGATATGTAAAAAGTGTGTATGACAATGAAACATTTAAAAAGATATTTATTACAGGTTCCAACTCATCACTTTTAAATGGTGATCTGGCAACGTTATTGACAGGACGGTATTTATCTACCAAAGTCTATCCGCTTTCTTTAAAAGAGATCTTGAAAATAAATGACATTACAAACTATATGCAGCTTATAGAGCATTTACCTAAAGTTCTGAATATCGTGGACAATATGATCAAGTATGGATCTTTTGTGGAAATCTATGAGAGCAGTGTAGAGTTCAAAAGAGAGATACTCAGTTCTTATTACGATACTATTTTACTCAAAGACTGCGTCGCCAATAATGCCATTAGAGATGTGAAGAGTTTTAAGGAATTAAGCTTTTATCTGCTCTCCAATGTCACAGCACTCTATTCATACAATTCACTTGCAAAAGCGATCGACATTAACGACAAGAGTGCTAAAGAGTATCTCTCTTATCTGGAAGACAGTTATCTTGTTGATGAACTTAAGCAGTATGCTTATTCTCTCAAAGAGCAGAACCATTCCAAGAAAAAAATATATGCTAATGACAACGGTTTCTTGTCTCTTAGTTACAGTTTTTCAGAGAACAGTGGAAAGATGCTTGAAAATTTAGTCTATACGGAACTTGTTAAAGCCAATTATGAAGTCTATTTTTACAACAAGAATTTTGAATGTGATTTCATAGCTATAAAAAATGATAAGCGCATAGCTATTCAAGTATGTTATGAACTGCACGAACGGAACAGGAAACGGGAAATCGGTGGACTGACAAAACTACCGTTTGAAGTAGATAGTAAATATATTGTTACCTATAATCAATCAGATATGTTGGATGATGTCGAAGTCGTTAAATTCTGGGAATATTTTGGGGTTTGA
- a CDS encoding type II toxin-antitoxin system Phd/YefM family antitoxin, which produces MQVVSLTEARNNLKSVFDAVYNDHDEVIIHRKGKENVVVIPFDEYNAMKETQYLLSSPANRERLLDSLKELREDGGTERDLIE; this is translated from the coding sequence ATGCAAGTAGTCAGTTTAACAGAGGCAAGAAACAACCTTAAAAGTGTTTTTGATGCAGTCTATAATGACCACGATGAAGTGATCATCCATCGTAAAGGTAAAGAAAATGTTGTGGTCATTCCCTTTGATGAGTATAATGCCATGAAGGAGACGCAATATTTGTTGAGTTCACCAGCCAACAGAGAGAGATTGCTTGACTCGCTGAAAGAGTTACGTGAAGATGGCGGTACAGAAAGAGACCTGATTGAATGA
- a CDS encoding type II toxin-antitoxin system RelE family toxin — protein MIYELSVKEEVENDLSKLSFSQRLLVFKQFKKIQKSPELGQLLGNKSGLNLSGYRKMYVDKKKIRIVYHIIEERIVVEVVAVGKRNDMEVYKKASERR, from the coding sequence ATGATTTATGAATTATCGGTCAAAGAAGAAGTTGAAAATGATCTTTCAAAACTTTCTTTTTCACAAAGATTGTTGGTTTTTAAGCAATTTAAAAAGATACAAAAATCACCTGAGCTAGGACAATTGCTTGGAAATAAAAGTGGTTTGAATTTAAGTGGATATCGTAAAATGTATGTTGACAAAAAGAAAATACGAATTGTCTATCATATCATTGAAGAGAGAATTGTCGTTGAAGTAGTTGCTGTGGGGAAAAGGAATGATATGGAGGTATATAAAAAAGCAAGTGAACGCAGGTAA
- a CDS encoding (Fe-S)-binding protein has translation MKKPEDIFNFTATSDDCIKCGKCIPVCTIHQINPDETTSPRGFIDLLGAYKRGQLELDRNAKNIFESCFLCTNCVDVCPNSLATDMVIEEVRADIADKYGIAWFKKGFFFLLRHRKIMDFVMKFGFMFKTCALAEDDKGRGLRSRFSLPMMKKGRLIPSMMKTSFLNKYPEEIPAAQKTEKRQRVAIFIGCLGNYNYEGIGDSLVDILGKLNIDIFIPKEQLCCGAPAYFTGDVGSVEYMTKKNIEYFEGFMDECDAMLIPEATCSAMVKHDWQVFFKNHDMPEWEARAKKVGEKIHMATAWLHDNTNLKEMLEAKGKRFDEAVTYHDPCHARKVQGIYEEPRNLLSPNYPMIEMNDPNRCCGFGGVTMQTEKFHFAEAAGKPKAAMIEETKAHYVSAECSACRVQISESMNNAGMETIFKNPLELIADALK, from the coding sequence TTGAAAAAACCAGAAGATATTTTCAACTTCACAGCCACCAGTGACGACTGTATCAAGTGCGGTAAGTGTATCCCTGTGTGTACGATCCACCAGATCAATCCGGATGAGACCACTTCACCCCGCGGATTCATAGACCTGCTTGGTGCCTACAAAAGAGGGCAGCTTGAGCTGGACAGGAATGCCAAAAACATCTTCGAAAGCTGTTTTCTCTGTACCAACTGTGTCGATGTCTGCCCCAACTCACTTGCTACCGATATGGTCATTGAAGAGGTACGTGCGGACATTGCCGATAAATACGGTATTGCCTGGTTCAAAAAAGGGTTCTTCTTCCTCCTGCGTCACCGGAAGATCATGGACTTCGTGATGAAGTTCGGTTTCATGTTCAAGACCTGTGCACTGGCAGAAGATGACAAGGGCAGAGGGCTTCGTTCCAGATTCTCTCTGCCAATGATGAAAAAAGGAAGACTCATCCCTTCGATGATGAAAACCTCTTTTCTCAACAAATACCCAGAAGAGATTCCTGCAGCACAGAAAACAGAAAAGCGGCAGCGTGTGGCGATCTTCATCGGCTGTCTGGGGAACTACAACTATGAAGGTATCGGTGATTCGCTTGTGGATATCCTCGGGAAGCTCAATATCGATATCTTCATCCCCAAAGAGCAGCTTTGCTGCGGGGCACCGGCCTACTTTACCGGTGATGTGGGTTCCGTGGAGTACATGACCAAAAAGAACATCGAATATTTCGAAGGCTTCATGGATGAGTGTGATGCCATGCTCATTCCCGAAGCGACCTGCTCGGCCATGGTCAAACACGACTGGCAGGTCTTTTTCAAGAACCATGATATGCCGGAGTGGGAAGCCCGTGCCAAGAAAGTGGGAGAGAAGATCCATATGGCCACAGCCTGGCTGCATGACAATACCAACCTCAAAGAGATGCTTGAAGCAAAAGGAAAGCGTTTCGATGAAGCGGTGACCTATCACGACCCCTGCCATGCAAGAAAGGTACAGGGGATCTATGAAGAGCCGCGTAATCTGCTCTCACCCAACTACCCGATGATAGAGATGAACGACCCCAACCGCTGCTGTGGATTCGGTGGAGTGACCATGCAGACGGAAAAGTTCCATTTTGCAGAAGCGGCGGGAAAACCCAAAGCAGCCATGATAGAAGAGACCAAAGCCCACTATGTCTCTGCAGAGTGTTCCGCCTGCCGGGTACAGATAAGCGAATCGATGAACAATGCGGGGATGGAGACGATCTTCAAGAATCCGCTGGAACTGATCGCGGATGCGTTAAAGTGA
- the hemB gene encoding porphobilinogen synthase, whose protein sequence is MFARFRRKRIHPVLRDLLEETRLSVNDFMYPLFARSGEGIKDEVASMPGVYQMSIDEIVKECAVLKELGIKAIILFGIPDVKDSVGSDAMCEHGIIAETVRAVKAAHPDMFVVTDLCFCEYTDHGHCGVLDPVLETVDNDITLDNLARQAVVHAKAGVDMIAPSGMMDGMIQAIRRGLDSAGFVNLPVMSYSTKFASAYYGPFRDVAESSPSFGDRRSYQMNPANRTEAIAESVVDEQEGADILMVKPALAYMDVIRDVKNNTTLPLAVYNVSGEYSMLKMAAKAGVIDYDKVMMETLLGFKRAGADIIITYHAKEAAELLQQ, encoded by the coding sequence ATGTTCGCACGTTTTAGAAGAAAAAGAATCCACCCGGTACTGAGAGACCTGCTCGAAGAGACCCGTTTGAGCGTCAATGACTTTATGTATCCGCTTTTTGCCAGAAGCGGAGAAGGCATTAAAGATGAAGTCGCCTCCATGCCTGGGGTTTACCAGATGAGCATCGATGAGATCGTAAAAGAATGTGCCGTGTTGAAAGAACTCGGCATTAAAGCGATCATCCTTTTTGGTATCCCCGATGTGAAGGATTCTGTCGGTTCTGATGCCATGTGCGAACACGGGATCATCGCTGAAACAGTCAGGGCGGTCAAGGCGGCACACCCTGACATGTTCGTTGTCACAGACCTCTGTTTCTGCGAATACACAGACCACGGACACTGCGGTGTACTCGACCCCGTTCTGGAGACGGTTGACAATGACATTACACTTGACAACCTTGCCAGACAGGCCGTGGTACATGCCAAAGCAGGTGTTGACATGATCGCCCCGAGCGGGATGATGGACGGGATGATCCAGGCCATCAGAAGAGGTCTTGACAGTGCCGGTTTCGTCAACCTTCCGGTTATGAGCTACTCGACCAAATTCGCTTCGGCCTACTACGGGCCGTTCCGTGACGTGGCGGAGAGTTCTCCGAGTTTCGGTGACAGAAGAAGCTACCAGATGAACCCGGCAAACCGGACCGAAGCCATTGCCGAATCTGTGGTGGATGAGCAGGAAGGTGCGGACATTCTCATGGTCAAACCCGCCCTTGCCTACATGGATGTCATACGCGATGTCAAGAACAACACTACCCTGCCACTGGCCGTCTACAACGTAAGCGGTGAATACTCCATGCTCAAAATGGCTGCCAAAGCGGGCGTCATAGACTACGACAAAGTGATGATGGAGACACTGCTGGGCTTCAAGCGTGCCGGTGCGGATATCATCATCACCTACCATGCGAAAGAGGCTGCAGAGCTACTGCAACAGTAA
- the ribA gene encoding GTP cyclohydrolase II, translating into MKNIEISQIATLPTIYGTFKIQAFKDELGKEHLALFSDDLPDAPIVRVHSECLTGDALGSVKCDCGEQLHFALKLIAKEGGMLIYHRQEGRNIGLLNKVNAYALQDKGYNTVEANHQLGFSADERTYEIVEFILKHFNIKRLKLLTNNPKKIESLRDIDIVERLPIQIAPNPYNEQYLKTKKDELGHLL; encoded by the coding sequence ATGAAAAACATAGAGATATCACAGATCGCTACTTTACCGACCATATACGGCACCTTTAAAATCCAGGCATTCAAGGATGAATTGGGAAAAGAACATCTGGCCCTTTTTTCCGACGATCTTCCCGATGCACCCATTGTCCGTGTACATTCGGAGTGCCTGACCGGCGATGCACTGGGCTCCGTCAAGTGCGACTGCGGCGAACAGCTCCATTTTGCGCTGAAACTTATTGCCAAAGAGGGCGGTATGCTCATCTACCACCGCCAGGAAGGCAGGAACATTGGCCTGCTCAACAAGGTCAATGCCTACGCCCTTCAGGACAAAGGCTACAACACCGTCGAAGCCAACCACCAGCTGGGTTTTTCCGCAGATGAGAGGACCTACGAGATCGTAGAGTTCATTCTGAAGCATTTCAACATCAAAAGGCTCAAACTCCTGACGAACAACCCCAAAAAGATCGAGAGCCTCCGTGACATAGACATTGTGGAACGCCTACCCATTCAGATAGCCCCGAATCCGTACAATGAGCAGTATCTCAAAACGAAAAAAGATGAATTGGGACATCTACTGTAA
- the hemN gene encoding oxygen-independent coproporphyrinogen III oxidase: MSNIDFEKFSKYSKPGPRYTSYPTALEFNDDFTYERYLKYLDEGTDKLSLYIHLPFCRSACYFCGCNVVFTSKEEKLSQYIEYLKKEIDILAQHLDTNREVIQFHFGGGTPTFYKAFELDEIVSYVKKTFPNWSDDAEISCEIDPRFFNEEQMQVFRKHGFNRISFGVQDFDPKVQQEIHRIQPYDLTKAAVDLARKYGINSINVDLIYGLPYQTFESFKATLQQAFELGPDRLAVFNYAHVPWLKKTMRKFDETTLPTPDVKLQIFQYTIDFFESNGYKMVGMDHFAKPEDELFGAIAKGELHRNFQGYTTKGGANLIGIGLTSIGEGSHYYAQNTKDMKAYEAAIDAGRLPFERGVELNEDDYLRKAVIMELMANFSIDIRRVEKEHGIDFKAYFSDALEELQEFVDADLVTITDDKISVSTTGTLLIRNIAMPFDAYMHQYGGNKKSFSKTV, translated from the coding sequence TTGAGCAACATAGATTTCGAAAAATTCAGCAAATACTCCAAACCGGGGCCAAGATATACCTCTTACCCTACCGCTCTGGAGTTCAACGATGACTTTACCTATGAGAGATACCTGAAGTACCTGGATGAAGGTACGGACAAACTCTCTTTGTACATCCACCTTCCCTTCTGCCGTTCTGCCTGCTATTTTTGCGGCTGCAACGTTGTCTTTACCTCCAAAGAGGAGAAGCTGAGCCAATACATCGAGTATCTCAAAAAAGAGATCGACATACTTGCACAGCACCTTGATACGAACAGAGAAGTGATACAGTTCCACTTTGGCGGCGGAACACCGACCTTTTACAAGGCCTTTGAACTTGACGAGATCGTCTCTTATGTCAAGAAGACCTTCCCCAACTGGAGTGACGATGCGGAGATAAGCTGTGAGATCGACCCGAGATTCTTCAACGAAGAGCAGATGCAGGTCTTCCGGAAGCATGGCTTCAACCGCATCAGTTTTGGTGTACAGGATTTCGACCCGAAGGTACAGCAGGAGATCCACCGTATCCAGCCCTATGACCTGACCAAAGCAGCGGTCGACCTGGCACGGAAATACGGCATCAACTCCATTAATGTCGACCTCATCTACGGCCTGCCCTACCAGACCTTCGAAAGCTTCAAGGCGACACTGCAGCAGGCATTCGAACTGGGACCGGACAGACTGGCGGTCTTCAACTATGCCCATGTGCCCTGGCTCAAAAAGACCATGCGTAAGTTCGATGAGACCACCCTGCCCACACCGGATGTCAAACTGCAGATCTTCCAGTACACCATTGACTTTTTCGAGAGCAACGGGTATAAAATGGTAGGTATGGACCACTTTGCCAAGCCAGAAGACGAACTTTTCGGAGCCATTGCTAAAGGAGAGCTGCATAGGAATTTCCAGGGCTACACCACCAAAGGCGGTGCGAACCTCATCGGTATCGGGCTGACCAGTATCGGTGAAGGCAGCCATTACTATGCGCAGAATACCAAAGATATGAAAGCCTATGAAGCTGCCATCGATGCGGGGAGACTCCCTTTTGAGAGAGGTGTGGAACTGAACGAGGATGATTATCTGCGTAAAGCGGTGATCATGGAGCTTATGGCGAACTTCTCCATCGACATCAGACGTGTGGAGAAAGAACACGGCATCGATTTCAAAGCGTATTTTTCCGATGCGTTGGAAGAGTTGCAGGAGTTCGTGGATGCAGACCTCGTTACCATTACGGATGACAAGATCTCCGTCAGTACGACAGGTACCCTGCTGATAAGAAACATCGCCATGCCGTTCGATGCCTACATGCACCAGTATGGCGGAAACAAGAAGAGTTTCTCGAAAACAGTTTAA
- a CDS encoding type II toxin-antitoxin system prevent-host-death family antitoxin gives MVAYTRDEIISATDLARNVSSTLNSIHDKEKIAISKNNKLEAVIIDIEEYERLKEAYERMEDMEIAKLIEERKDSSTIPFDELLKREGISYDDL, from the coding sequence ATGGTCGCCTATACACGTGATGAGATTATTTCAGCAACTGATCTGGCACGAAATGTCTCTTCGACACTTAACAGTATTCATGACAAAGAAAAGATCGCAATCTCGAAGAATAATAAACTTGAAGCAGTCATTATCGATATTGAAGAGTATGAAAGACTCAAAGAAGCATATGAACGAATGGAAGATATGGAGATAGCAAAATTAATAGAGGAACGAAAAGATTCTTCTACAATCCCATTTGATGAACTTTTAAAGAGAGAAGGCATTTCATACGATGATTTATGA